Proteins from one Microbacterium proteolyticum genomic window:
- a CDS encoding BlaI/MecI/CopY family transcriptional regulator: MSGIRSRGRGELESEVLAILRRHPQPVSAADVQEEFSAPRPAYTTILTALDRLVDKGEVARHAESPRRMRFSPTSSAAESASKSMRAALGGSDDRRAALLQFAGDLSTDEVEMLRSALDRRS; encoded by the coding sequence ATGAGTGGAATTCGCAGCAGGGGCCGAGGCGAACTCGAGAGCGAGGTCCTCGCCATTCTCCGACGCCACCCCCAGCCGGTGAGCGCGGCCGACGTGCAGGAAGAGTTCTCCGCGCCGCGTCCGGCGTATACGACGATCCTGACGGCACTCGATCGACTCGTGGACAAGGGCGAGGTCGCGCGCCACGCTGAATCCCCCCGACGGATGCGATTCAGCCCGACTTCCTCGGCTGCCGAGAGTGCCAGCAAATCCATGCGTGCCGCCCTCGGCGGGAGTGATGACAGGCGAGCGGCGCTGTTGCAGTTCGCGGGCGACCTGTCCACCGACGAGGTGGAGATGCTGCGCTCGGCCCTCGATCGCCGAAGCTGA
- a CDS encoding heavy-metal-associated domain-containing protein, with protein sequence MQTEIVIEGMTCEHCEHAVGQALTAVGGITSVSVDAEAGIAVMEHEGPLAADAVAAAVAEAGYSVGE encoded by the coding sequence GTGCAGACGGAGATCGTCATCGAGGGGATGACCTGTGAGCACTGCGAGCACGCGGTGGGACAGGCGCTGACAGCTGTCGGCGGTATCACCTCCGTGTCTGTCGATGCGGAAGCCGGCATCGCCGTGATGGAGCACGAGGGTCCCCTCGCTGCGGATGCCGTTGCTGCGGCCGTCGCAGAGGCGGGTTACAGCGTCGGCGAGTGA